The stretch of DNA TTGGCACTTTTTAATCCCATTACTTTATGCTATAACCATACAAAGATGTACTACATATCTAGTAGAACTTACTGTATCCTATATGCAAAGTGGACCATATAAAATTCATAAGTCCACCATGAAAATACTCAAGAAATaacctttttttatttatttattttgggattttgaggaaaagaaaaaaaaacttgtttttttatttatattgtttttttagaggagataaaataataagttttgtaCCCCAAAGTCTACCACGACATAGTGGCATCTTTTCCCCACAAAAGAAGATTTGTACAGATTCCATGGACAGCAGACAATACCCTTTTTCACACGTTAGAACAAAGAACTAAACTTAACAATTTTAGATCTTCTAGATGAACTCCTAAAATCTCTCAAATATCCCTGCCATGCCAGctttaaagtttttattaaaattataaaaaaaaaaaaggaaagaaaccaTAAAAGCTGTACTAGATAGTGACAAATTTGTCAATGCCATTGGTCATGTAAATATATCAACAGATAATGATGACGCTTTATTTATTATATCCTTTAACTTAGGTACAAAAccattttatttctttctctTTCCTTTTGTCTAAACATggaccaagaaaaaaaaaatacaagaaaagacccaaataatatttatatattcttttCTAATACGcaaaaaataaaacttcattaaaaataatacattaaatatataatattatctaTGCAAAAATAATTGGATCAGTTAGTTGGGTAGTTTTGAAGCTTTTGATAGGCTGTGACTTCTTTAATTTCTCTTGTAGATTGCCATTTTAAGATACATACTTGTTGGTTGCAAAAATAAAAaccatattaaatattaaaaggaaaattttgCAGAGAATAAACGATAATAAATATGTTTATGTATACTCAACATTAGAGAAGTCAAATGTTTTAAAGCATATGTTATTAAAGTCACGTGAGATTTTTTATGTAATGCATTAAGTCTTGAATATAAAACACgtacacaaatatatatgttgGAGTTGAAGCTACCAAGTATATCTTCTTAGCTATTTATATAATTTGATCAAATTTGGATCCTTACTAATTAGTCTTAATTAAACCTAATTAGTTATCATGTCatattttaaccaaaaaaatataaaggaaAGAAAAACACTAATTACAACTCATTCCTTTTTCTCTTGGTTCTTTAAAGGCCAATATTCATACCACCATACAATACAAGAAGGATATTAATTAGttcacaaaaagaaaaaagaaaatatatatctaaGTGTTGTAGCAGCAGCAGCATAGCCGCCATCCAGTCAAAGCCACAAGTTTGACccaaaattacatttttaataattttttgaaagaaaaaaaaatataaaagaaataaagaaatttGTAATAATAAGGACAAAAACATTTCCACGGTCAAAGCTCTTAAGCTCCACACGAGAGGTTCTTAGAAATATCCCCCAATACAAAGAGAAAGACCTTTGGTTTTTTTGGGCCAATACGTGACTAaccttcttttcttttcatagTTTCATTTCTTATTCTTATTCATTTTCATattttcaacttatatagatattctcacactctctctctctctatctctatatatctctttctctctccctctctgtCTCTCTGATAccgaaactcaaagctttgatttttattttagctTCTGATGGCTTCCTCTTCTGGGAGCTTAGATACCTCTGCAAATTCATTTTCCAACTTTACTTTTTCCTCTCATCCATTTATGACCACCTCCTTTTCCGACCTGTTGTCCTCCGGTACCGATGAGGAACCCATCAACGACGCCGCCGGAGAAGAAGGCCGACGTGGGTTGTCGGATCGAATCGCCGAGCGTACTGGTTGGGGTGTCCCTAAGTTCAAGTCTCTTCCACCTCCTTCACTTCCCATATCTCCACCTTCTGTTTCTCCTTCTTCTTACTTTGCTATCCCACCTGGGTTAAGCCCAGCTGAGCTCCTCGACTCCCCTGTTCTTCTTAACTCATCCAACGTAAGTAGATTCCAATTGGGTTTTCTCAGTATTAAGATCagttttcttttaatttgatcAACCCAAGTTTTGAAATCGATCCTAATAAAGTTTGTTGTTTTGGTTTTTTCAATACAGATTCTGCCGTCTCCAACTACTGGAAGGTTTGCATCTCAGGTTTCTAGTTGGAAGAACAGTTATGGGGATAACCAGCAAAGTGTCAAACAAGAACAGAAAAGCTACTCCGATTTCTCTTTCCAAACTCAAACAAAGCCTCCCACTTCATCATCTTCCATGTTTCAATCTTCAAACACTTCTGCTCAGACTGTAAGTTATTggggtttttctttctttttttttaatctcatAATTCCTCTGCTCTTGATGTTTGCCTTTTCCATTTTCATGAATTcaactaacttttttttttaacaggCATGGACTAATAGCTTCCAAGAACAAACCAAGCAACGAGATGAGTATTCATCAGGAAAGAGTACGGCCAATAATAATGTTCAAACAAACGGTGGTGGGTTTCAGTCAGATTACAGTAATAATAATCACCCTCAGCAGCAGGCTCAGGCCTTGAGCCGAAGATCAGATGATGGTTACAATTGGAGGAAATATGGTCAAAAACAAGTTAAAGGAAGTGAAAATCCGAGGAGTTATTACAAGTGCACATACCCCAATTGTCCAACTAAGAAAAAGGTCGAAAGATCTTTAGATGGGCAGATTACTGAGATAGTTTACAAGGGTAGCCATAACCATCCTAAGCCTCAGGCTACAAGGAGGTCATCTTCTGCAGCACCACCACCACCAGCTTCTTCAGCTTTAATCCAATCTTCGAATTTATCAAACTCTGAAATCCCAGATCAATCTTATGTCTCACAAGGCAATGGCCAAATGGATTCAGCTGCCACGCCTGAGAATTCTTCTATATCAATTGGGGATGAAGATTTTGAGCAAAGTTCTCAGAAGACCAAATCAGGGGGAGATGAATTTGATGAAGATGAACCTGATGCCAAAAGATGGTaagtttttgtggttaatttgAAGTTTTGGATTCATTTTgcagcatttttgtttttctagtGAAATTATTTTCTGGGATTTGCTTGGTTTAGTCCTGTCCTATTTTGTACtgatttgtttgtttatttattcttaattttaGGAAAAGAGAAGCTGAAAATGAAGGTATTTCAGCTCCTGGTAGTAGAACAGTGAGAGAACCAAGAGTTGTAGTTCAaacaactagtgatattgataTACTAGATGATGGTTACAGATGGAGAAAATATGGGCAGAAAGTTGTCAAAGGAAACCCCAATCCTAGGTAAACCTcaacttttctttttatatatttactctTACAAAACTTGGAAATATAATATAGTAGTTTATTCTTAAAGTTCCCATATTGTTATCATGATGTATCATTACAACTATTATTGCAGTACTGGTTTTTCTCCATTGTGTCTCTGACTTTCACACCCTACCTTTGTTCTTATCATCATCCACTCTTATCTTTTTAAATGGGGACCATTTCCATTGGAATAAACACATTATTGATCTTTTTTggtctttttttcttttatatacacAAAGTGGTAGCTTGAGCTAAGCTATATTCTTTCTAAAAAGTGCAAGGACTTTGCCTCTTGTTTTAGTACTTATAAACTCATCAAGATTCACTTCATAAGAATTTGTGTTACAACTTTCAACATATATATAGTCTCTCACACCTTTtcctttgttattttattagGAGCTACTACAAGTGCACAAATCCAGGATGTCCAGTGAGAAAGCACGTGGAGCGAGCTTCCCATGATCTTAGAGCAGTGATCACCACCTACGAAGGAAAGCACAACCACGATGTCCCCGCCGCTCGTGGCAGTGGCGGCCACTCCATCAACAGGCCTTTACCaagtaacaacaacaacaatgctGTGGCTGCCATTAGGCCATCGGCTATGGCTCCACACAGCATCACTAACCATAATATCACTAACAACAATCATAATCATCTTCAGAATCTGAGGCTGCCCACATCTTCTTCAGAAGGGCAAGTGCCTTTCACTCTTGAGATGTTGCATAATAGTCCAGGGAATTTTGGCTTCTCTGGCTTTGGTGGCAACTCGGGAACGAGTTCTTACATGACTCAGTCTCAACTCACAGACAATGCTGTGTATTCTAAAACCAAAGAAGAGCCCAGAGATGACAACACGTTCCTCGAATCTTTACTGTGTtgaaatgaattaaaacaaacaataccaaagaaagaaaaacatcaAAAATAAGAAGGCATCTTGTAGCAGCTAGCTGATCAAGTCCATTCAATTCATTAGATTTTGTTTTTGTATTGTGTTGTATATTGTTTTCTCTTaggataaaagaaaagaaaaaa from Cannabis sativa cultivar Pink pepper isolate KNU-18-1 chromosome 2, ASM2916894v1, whole genome shotgun sequence encodes:
- the LOC115718987 gene encoding WRKY transcription factor WRKY24, with amino-acid sequence MASSSGSLDTSANSFSNFTFSSHPFMTTSFSDLLSSGTDEEPINDAAGEEGRRGLSDRIAERTGWGVPKFKSLPPPSLPISPPSVSPSSYFAIPPGLSPAELLDSPVLLNSSNILPSPTTGRFASQVSSWKNSYGDNQQSVKQEQKSYSDFSFQTQTKPPTSSSSMFQSSNTSAQTAWTNSFQEQTKQRDEYSSGKSTANNNVQTNGGGFQSDYSNNNHPQQQAQALSRRSDDGYNWRKYGQKQVKGSENPRSYYKCTYPNCPTKKKVERSLDGQITEIVYKGSHNHPKPQATRRSSSAAPPPPASSALIQSSNLSNSEIPDQSYVSQGNGQMDSAATPENSSISIGDEDFEQSSQKTKSGGDEFDEDEPDAKRWKREAENEGISAPGSRTVREPRVVVQTTSDIDILDDGYRWRKYGQKVVKGNPNPRSYYKCTNPGCPVRKHVERASHDLRAVITTYEGKHNHDVPAARGSGGHSINRPLPSNNNNNAVAAIRPSAMAPHSITNHNITNNNHNHLQNLRLPTSSSEGQVPFTLEMLHNSPGNFGFSGFGGNSGTSSYMTQSQLTDNAVYSKTKEEPRDDNTFLESLLC